Proteins encoded by one window of Clostridium perfringens:
- a CDS encoding DUF3048 domain-containing protein: MKKIALIAFQLILSLLVGFIFGNLIMPLKTSEKIDTLKELKPIDLTMNEENPYDFDMEELSLETLSPYTGKILESDSIDNIPFMCIIENSRAARPQSGLSEADIVYETMAEAGIPRFLAAFYENSPEVIGPIRSVRPYFLDISKEHDLPFAHCGGSAEALATISSDKSLNSINEIKNGSAFWRDNTRKAPHNLYTSAKNIRKFISDNGYEYSKNNTLSFKDNSLLNSSNYISEIKLNLSDYYKTSYKYVDGFYEKYMDGELAIDKNTNSPLKFKNIVVQITDMSLQSDNTHLDIDLTGTGEGYVFSNGRMEKIHWEKEDSNSKTTLKAEDGTPIYLSRGNTIWNIVDKNSSLSFN; encoded by the coding sequence ATGAAGAAAATAGCATTAATTGCTTTTCAATTAATATTAAGTTTATTAGTTGGATTCATATTTGGAAATTTAATTATGCCTTTAAAAACATCAGAAAAAATAGATACCTTAAAAGAACTAAAGCCAATAGATTTAACAATGAATGAAGAAAATCCCTATGACTTTGATATGGAAGAGTTATCTTTAGAAACCCTTAGCCCATACACAGGAAAGATATTAGAATCAGATTCAATAGATAATATTCCTTTTATGTGTATAATTGAAAATTCTAGAGCAGCTCGTCCTCAAAGTGGACTTTCAGAAGCAGATATAGTTTATGAAACCATGGCCGAGGCAGGAATTCCTAGATTCTTAGCTGCATTTTATGAAAATTCTCCTGAGGTTATTGGGCCTATAAGAAGTGTACGTCCTTATTTTTTAGATATTTCTAAGGAACACGACCTACCTTTTGCACATTGTGGTGGAAGTGCAGAAGCTCTAGCTACAATATCTAGTGACAAATCCTTAAATAGTATAAATGAAATTAAAAACGGAAGTGCTTTTTGGAGGGATAATACAAGAAAAGCCCCTCACAATCTTTATACTTCAGCTAAAAATATAAGAAAGTTCATTTCTGATAATGGATATGAGTATTCTAAAAACAATACATTAAGTTTTAAAGATAATTCTCTATTAAATTCTTCTAACTATATATCTGAAATAAAACTTAATCTAAGTGACTATTACAAAACCTCTTATAAATATGTAGATGGCTTTTATGAAAAGTATATGGATGGAGAGCTTGCTATAGATAAAAATACCAACTCGCCTCTTAAATTTAAAAATATAGTGGTTCAAATAACTGATATGTCACTTCAATCTGATAATACTCATTTAGATATTGATTTAACAGGTACTGGAGAGGGCTATGTTTTCTCTAATGGAAGAATGGAAAAAATTCATTGGGAAAAAGAAGACTCTAATAGTAAAACCACATTAAAAGCTGAAGATGGCACTCCAATTTACTTATCTAGAGGTAACACAATTTGGAATATAGTAGATAAAAATTCTTCTTTATCTTTTAATTAA